One window from the genome of Rhodobacteraceae bacterium S2214 encodes:
- a CDS encoding alpha-hydroxy-acid oxidizing protein, with the protein MSHDRFPAISDLKARAQRRIPHFVWEYLDSGTGTEATLKRNRKKLDDVLFQPSILHGVFTPDLSTTFLNREYPLPFGIAPVGMSGLIWPGAEQMLARTAAKEAIPYTISTVATQTPEDVADHHGGQGWFQIYPPSDAGIRADMLKRAKDAGFHTLVMTVDVPVASRRERQTRGGLQQPPRLTPRLAMQAARCPAWLDGIRKIGMPRMKLMDSYAEQTTRLPSNQHVGYLLRTSPDWDYVDMLRAEWDGPLIIKGVLDANDVTALAAKGVDAIWISNHAGRQFDAAPATIEVLPAIRAATDLPIIFDSGVQGGLDIMRALALGADFVMLGRAFHYGLGAMGEPGAAHVVDILRQDMIANMGQIGARRLAELPDRVI; encoded by the coding sequence ATGAGCCACGATCGTTTTCCCGCCATTTCCGACCTAAAAGCCCGTGCCCAGCGCCGTATTCCACATTTCGTTTGGGAATATCTGGACAGTGGCACAGGGACAGAGGCCACGTTGAAGCGTAACCGGAAAAAGCTGGACGACGTCCTGTTCCAACCTTCGATCCTGCACGGCGTGTTTACACCAGACTTGTCGACGACGTTTCTTAACCGAGAATATCCGCTGCCGTTCGGAATCGCCCCCGTGGGTATGTCGGGCCTGATTTGGCCGGGTGCGGAACAGATGTTAGCACGGACCGCCGCGAAAGAAGCGATCCCATACACGATTTCAACGGTCGCAACCCAAACGCCAGAGGACGTCGCAGATCATCACGGCGGTCAGGGCTGGTTCCAGATTTACCCCCCAAGTGACGCGGGTATTCGCGCAGACATGCTGAAACGTGCGAAAGATGCTGGATTTCATACGCTTGTGATGACAGTCGACGTGCCGGTCGCATCACGCCGCGAACGCCAAACACGCGGTGGGCTTCAACAACCGCCGCGCCTGACGCCGCGCTTGGCGATGCAGGCAGCGCGTTGTCCTGCGTGGCTGGATGGCATTCGCAAGATCGGCATGCCCCGCATGAAACTAATGGACAGTTACGCCGAACAAACGACAAGGCTGCCTTCAAACCAGCACGTGGGTTATCTGCTACGCACGTCTCCTGATTGGGACTATGTCGATATGTTGCGGGCTGAATGGGATGGGCCGCTGATTATCAAAGGGGTGTTGGACGCTAACGATGTCACAGCGCTCGCGGCGAAAGGGGTTGATGCGATCTGGATCAGCAACCACGCGGGCCGTCAATTTGATGCGGCTCCCGCGACAATCGAGGTGCTGCCAGCGATCCGCGCAGCGACCGATCTGCCAATTATCTTCGACAGCGGCGTGCAAGGCGGTCTCGATATCATGCGTGCGCTCGCACTGGGGGCGGATTTTGTCATGCTGGGCCGTGCGTTTCATTACGGCCTAGGTGCTATGGGCGAACCGGGGGCCGCCCATGTCGTTGATATTCTGCGCCAAGATATGATCGCCAACATGGGCCAGATCGGTGCGCGCCGTCTCGCCGAACTGCCCGACCGTGTGATCTAG
- a CDS encoding methyl-accepting chemotaxis protein, translated as MMLRLRSAATVAQKSWPEGLRVAVDRVMAVIWFETDGTIIEANSNFCNLMGYDPADVVGKPHSIFVEPSFAQSAGYRDFWATLRAGDVHEGEFRRLTKSSQAVWIKAYYNPVFDENGQVVRIVKVATDVTAQRQATTDLSNGLQSLSDGDLSVRLPAATLPLFAPINAQFNATMDRLEQLVSSINSVSRGLETESNEIARNAQDLAHRGEAQAATLEETAATLEEISSAVQQTALNAQQATSFAQEAAGNSGTGTRVVSDAIAAMQEIKDGSGEIGKIIEVIDSISFQTNLLALNAGIEAARAGDAGKGFAVVASEIRALAQRTAEAARDISELIVRSNANVASGSDLVDQTGASLGLIGNELDQVVTNIKEISQAALEQSEGLAAVNAATSQIDNTTQKNAALADQSAHSAAKLAQGATKLRELVSFFQASQVNDQSHNQDTEMVFRRTA; from the coding sequence ATGATGTTGCGATTGAGATCGGCGGCGACGGTAGCACAGAAATCCTGGCCTGAAGGTCTGCGTGTGGCCGTTGATCGGGTCATGGCCGTGATCTGGTTCGAAACGGATGGCACAATTATTGAGGCCAACAGTAATTTCTGCAATCTCATGGGCTATGATCCGGCGGACGTCGTCGGGAAACCGCACAGCATATTTGTGGAACCGTCATTCGCGCAAAGCGCTGGGTACAGGGATTTCTGGGCCACTTTGCGCGCAGGTGACGTTCACGAAGGCGAATTTCGGCGGCTGACAAAATCCAGTCAGGCCGTCTGGATCAAGGCGTACTATAATCCTGTCTTTGATGAAAACGGTCAGGTTGTTCGCATTGTTAAGGTCGCAACAGATGTGACAGCGCAGCGGCAGGCGACAACGGATTTGTCCAATGGGTTGCAGTCTTTGTCAGACGGGGATCTGTCCGTGCGGTTACCAGCTGCGACATTGCCGCTGTTTGCGCCGATTAATGCGCAATTCAACGCGACAATGGACCGGCTGGAACAGCTGGTCAGTTCCATCAACAGCGTGTCCCGCGGGTTGGAAACCGAATCAAACGAGATTGCGCGCAACGCACAAGATTTGGCGCACCGCGGTGAAGCGCAAGCGGCCACCTTGGAAGAAACCGCCGCAACGCTTGAAGAAATATCAAGTGCTGTGCAGCAAACCGCATTGAATGCACAACAGGCGACGTCATTCGCCCAAGAGGCAGCCGGCAATTCCGGCACAGGAACACGCGTCGTGTCTGATGCGATTGCCGCAATGCAGGAAATCAAAGACGGGTCAGGTGAAATCGGGAAAATCATTGAAGTCATCGATTCCATTTCTTTCCAGACGAATCTACTGGCGCTGAATGCGGGGATCGAAGCTGCGCGGGCCGGTGATGCTGGCAAGGGGTTCGCCGTTGTCGCCAGCGAGATTCGCGCTTTGGCACAACGCACCGCAGAAGCGGCACGCGATATTTCGGAACTGATCGTACGCAGTAATGCAAATGTCGCGTCTGGGTCTGATCTGGTTGATCAAACAGGCGCATCTTTGGGGCTGATCGGGAATGAACTGGATCAGGTTGTGACAAACATCAAAGAGATTTCACAGGCTGCATTAGAGCAGTCAGAAGGACTGGCTGCGGTAAACGCAGCGACGTCGCAAATTGATAACACGACCCAAAAGAACGCAGCGTTGGCGGATCAGAGTGCGCACAGTGCAGCAAAGCTTGCGCAGGGGGCTACAAAACTACGGGAATTGGTGAGCTTCTTTCAAGCGTCACAGGTCAACGACCAATCTCACAATCAAGATACGGAAATGGTGTTTCGCCGAACCGCTTAG
- a CDS encoding DUF1127 domain-containing protein has translation MAFITENRTATVTLADRATALFANISEAYAQRKLYKTTYNELQSLTNRELADLGIHRSMIKRIALDAAQK, from the coding sequence ATGGCATTTATCACTGAGAACCGCACTGCGACAGTAACACTTGCAGACCGCGCAACAGCGCTTTTCGCGAACATCAGCGAAGCATACGCGCAGCGCAAGTTGTACAAAACAACATACAACGAACTTCAGTCCCTCACAAACCGTGAGCTGGCTGACCTCGGCATCCACCGCTCCATGATCAAGCGGATCGCACTGGACGCAGCACAGAAATAA
- a CDS encoding UvrD-helicase domain-containing protein, translating into MSNFSDEDAFEAASVPLSQRAMASRGAPYLDGLNPAQREAVEALDGPVLMLAGAGTGKTKALTTRIGHLLATGTARPHEILAVTFTNKAAREMKNRVGQMMGEAVEGMPWLGTFHSVCAKLLRRHAELVGLKSNFTILDTDDQLRLLKQLIRADGIDEKRWPPRMLSGIIDNWKNKALTPDNIPAADGGAFDHKGVALYAAYQQRLKDLNAVDFGDILLHMVVIFQQNQDILDQYQRWFRYILVDEYQDTNVAQYLWLRLLASKHKNICCVGDDDQSIYGWRGAEVGNILRFEKDFPGAVVVRLEQNYRSTPHILAAASGVIAGNKGRLGKELWTAEEDGEKVRLIGHWDGEEEARWIGEEIEAMQRGTRGLDKISPDNMAILVRASHQMRAFEDRFLTIGLPYRVIGGPRFYERLEIRDAMGYFRLAVSQDDDLAFERIVNTPKRGLGDKAVQTIQMAARESGVSLVEGARICVQEKRLGGKGLKELTILVDGLDRWHAQVMAEADTHVELAEMILDESGYTGFWQNDKTPEAPGRLENLKELVKALENFENLQGFLEHVSLIMDNETEEQGEKVSIMTLHAAKGLEFPAVFLPGWEDGLFPSQRSMDESGVKGLEEERRLAYVGITRAEQICTISFAANRRVYGQWQSALPSRFIDELPEDHVDVLTPPGLYGGGFGAAGMAASASPATQAAMGSDLHDKAANADVYNSPGWRRLQTRSQQRGVAQPAAAKNMTIDLDAVSAFTTGDRVFHQKFGYGEVMGIEGDKLEIEFDKAGSKHVVARFVVNAAQADDVPF; encoded by the coding sequence ATGAGCAATTTTTCCGATGAAGATGCCTTCGAGGCAGCGTCCGTTCCTTTGTCCCAGCGTGCGATGGCCAGTCGCGGTGCGCCTTATCTGGACGGGTTGAACCCTGCCCAACGCGAAGCGGTTGAGGCGTTGGATGGTCCTGTGTTGATGCTGGCTGGTGCTGGCACGGGTAAGACGAAAGCGTTGACCACGCGGATTGGTCATTTGCTGGCGACGGGGACTGCGCGGCCGCACGAGATTTTGGCGGTGACGTTTACCAACAAGGCTGCCCGCGAGATGAAGAATCGTGTGGGTCAAATGATGGGCGAGGCCGTCGAAGGCATGCCATGGTTGGGCACGTTCCATTCGGTTTGTGCTAAACTGTTGCGGCGCCATGCGGAATTGGTCGGGTTGAAGTCGAACTTTACGATTTTGGATACGGATGATCAGCTGCGTCTGCTCAAACAATTGATCCGCGCCGATGGCATTGACGAAAAACGCTGGCCGCCGCGCATGTTGTCAGGGATCATCGACAACTGGAAAAACAAAGCACTGACGCCAGACAATATTCCTGCCGCTGATGGCGGGGCGTTTGATCACAAAGGGGTGGCGCTTTATGCCGCCTACCAGCAACGTCTTAAAGATCTGAATGCGGTCGATTTTGGCGATATCCTGCTGCATATGGTTGTGATCTTTCAGCAGAACCAAGACATCCTAGATCAATATCAACGTTGGTTCCGCTATATTTTGGTGGACGAATATCAAGATACCAACGTGGCCCAGTATCTGTGGCTGCGGTTGTTGGCGAGCAAACACAAGAACATCTGTTGCGTCGGTGATGACGATCAGTCGATCTACGGCTGGCGCGGTGCCGAAGTCGGCAACATCCTGCGGTTTGAAAAAGATTTCCCCGGCGCTGTCGTGGTCCGGCTGGAACAAAACTACCGATCCACCCCGCATATCCTTGCTGCTGCGTCTGGCGTGATTGCGGGCAACAAGGGACGATTGGGCAAAGAGCTATGGACCGCCGAAGAAGACGGCGAAAAGGTGCGCCTGATCGGCCATTGGGACGGCGAAGAAGAAGCGCGCTGGATCGGCGAAGAGATTGAGGCGATGCAACGCGGCACACGTGGTCTGGATAAGATCAGCCCCGACAACATGGCGATTTTGGTCCGTGCGTCGCATCAGATGCGTGCATTCGAAGATCGCTTTTTGACGATCGGCCTGCCGTACCGCGTCATCGGCGGGCCACGTTTCTATGAACGGCTCGAGATCCGCGATGCCATGGGCTATTTCCGGCTCGCCGTGTCACAAGATGATGATCTGGCGTTCGAACGTATCGTGAATACACCCAAGCGCGGCCTTGGCGACAAAGCTGTGCAGACGATCCAGATGGCTGCGCGTGAAAGTGGCGTGTCACTGGTTGAAGGCGCGCGTATTTGTGTTCAGGAAAAACGACTTGGCGGTAAGGGACTGAAAGAACTGACGATCTTGGTCGATGGCTTGGACCGTTGGCATGCCCAAGTGATGGCCGAGGCCGACACACATGTTGAATTGGCCGAGATGATCCTTGATGAATCGGGCTACACAGGCTTCTGGCAAAACGACAAAACGCCTGAAGCACCGGGGCGGTTGGAAAACCTCAAGGAACTTGTCAAAGCGCTTGAGAATTTCGAGAATCTGCAAGGGTTTCTCGAACACGTCAGCCTGATCATGGATAACGAGACCGAAGAGCAGGGCGAGAAAGTCAGCATCATGACGCTGCACGCCGCTAAGGGGCTCGAATTTCCGGCTGTGTTCTTGCCCGGTTGGGAAGACGGATTGTTCCCCTCGCAACGGTCGATGGATGAAAGCGGGGTCAAGGGGCTCGAAGAAGAACGCCGTTTGGCCTACGTCGGCATCACCCGTGCTGAACAGATTTGTACGATTTCATTTGCTGCGAACCGGCGTGTCTATGGTCAGTGGCAGTCGGCGCTGCCGTCGCGGTTCATTGACGAATTGCCAGAGGACCACGTCGACGTTCTAACCCCACCGGGTCTGTACGGCGGCGGATTTGGGGCGGCTGGCATGGCCGCGAGCGCATCGCCCGCGACCCAAGCCGCAATGGGGTCGGACCTGCATGACAAGGCCGCGAACGCTGACGTCTATAACTCACCCGGTTGGCGCAGGTTGCAAACGCGTAGCCAACAACGCGGTGTGGCCCAGCCCGCTGCTGCCAAGAACATGACGATTGATCTGGACGCCGTCAGCGCATTCACAACCGGTGACCGCGTGTTCCATCAGAAATTTGGGTACGGCGAAGTCATGGGGATTGAGGGCGACAAGCTTGAGATCGAATTTGACAAAGCCGGTTCCAAACACGTCGTGGCGCGCTTTGTCGTGAATGCGGCTCAAGCGGACGATGTGCCGTTCTAG
- a CDS encoding Mrp/NBP35 family ATP-binding protein produces MSVTRDQVLGALGAVTLPGGESIVARDMVRALTIEGSTVRFVIEAPTPEEASRMGGVRTAAQAVVSNLSGVESVSVVLTAHGPATPAAAPKGEPPALKVGRHPTPQAGPAKVTGVDRILAIGSGKGGVGKSTVSSNLAVALAKEGRRVGLLDADIYGPSQPRMMGVNQRPGSPDGKTIIPLKAHGVTMMSIGLMVDPDKAVVWRGPMLMGALQQMLGQVEWGELDVLIVDLPPGTGDVQLTLCQKTELTGAVVVSTPQDVALLDARKALDMFKSLNTPVLGLIENMSTFHCPNCGHESHIFGHGGVAAEAEKIGVPMLGALPIDLDTRLAGDAGTPIAAGDSPMAEAYRQLARRFIDGGMA; encoded by the coding sequence ATGTCAGTCACACGTGACCAAGTTTTAGGCGCATTGGGCGCAGTTACGTTGCCGGGCGGCGAATCTATCGTTGCGCGCGACATGGTACGGGCGTTGACAATAGAAGGTAGTACCGTCCGTTTCGTGATCGAAGCACCGACTCCAGAAGAAGCAAGCCGCATGGGCGGCGTCCGAACTGCCGCACAGGCGGTTGTGTCAAATCTGTCCGGCGTTGAAAGCGTGTCTGTTGTCTTGACGGCGCACGGACCTGCGACGCCAGCGGCGGCACCGAAAGGTGAACCGCCAGCGTTGAAGGTCGGACGTCACCCAACACCGCAGGCTGGTCCTGCGAAGGTAACGGGTGTCGACCGTATCCTTGCGATCGGGTCTGGCAAAGGCGGTGTGGGTAAATCGACCGTTTCTTCGAACCTTGCCGTGGCGCTTGCCAAAGAGGGGCGTCGCGTCGGTTTGCTTGACGCTGATATATATGGTCCGAGCCAGCCGCGCATGATGGGCGTCAATCAGCGCCCCGGTTCGCCAGACGGCAAGACTATTATACCACTCAAAGCGCATGGCGTGACGATGATGTCGATTGGGCTGATGGTAGACCCTGACAAGGCTGTCGTTTGGCGCGGTCCTATGTTGATGGGCGCCTTGCAGCAGATGCTGGGGCAGGTGGAATGGGGCGAGCTTGACGTTCTTATTGTCGACCTGCCGCCCGGAACTGGCGATGTGCAGCTGACATTGTGCCAAAAGACGGAACTAACTGGCGCAGTTGTCGTCAGCACGCCGCAAGATGTGGCGCTGCTGGATGCGCGTAAAGCGCTTGATATGTTCAAGTCGCTCAACACGCCTGTCCTTGGCCTGATCGAGAACATGTCGACATTCCATTGTCCGAATTGCGGTCACGAAAGCCATATCTTTGGTCACGGTGGCGTAGCAGCTGAGGCCGAGAAGATCGGCGTGCCGATGCTTGGCGCGTTGCCGATTGATTTGGACACGCGGCTGGCGGGCGACGCAGGAACGCCAATTGCGGCGGGAGACAGCCCGATGGCCGAAGCGTACCGTCAATTGGCGCGGCGTTTCATTGACGGTGGCATGGCGTAA
- a CDS encoding LysE family translocator has translation MTQEILIALMTFSFVSSITPGPNNLMLMASGANFGLRRTIPHMLGISLGHAFMVTMVGVILLQVFVTYPVLNTVLKVLSVGYMVWLAWKIANAVPPEAKSVTGSPFTFMQAAAFQWVNPKAWFMAITAINNYAPQENGVWVGALTVAAIFAATNLPSVSVWAWLGVQVRRLLRTPRRLRSFNITMAVLLLLSLYPVLTH, from the coding sequence ATGACCCAAGAAATTCTGATCGCCCTGATGACATTCTCCTTCGTCAGCTCCATTACCCCCGGTCCAAATAATCTTATGTTGATGGCATCTGGTGCGAATTTCGGACTGCGCCGCACAATCCCGCATATGTTGGGAATTTCGTTGGGCCACGCATTTATGGTCACGATGGTCGGCGTCATTCTGCTGCAGGTTTTTGTCACCTATCCGGTATTAAACACGGTCCTAAAGGTGCTGAGCGTTGGCTACATGGTCTGGCTCGCATGGAAAATCGCAAATGCGGTACCGCCCGAGGCGAAATCGGTCACCGGATCACCCTTTACGTTTATGCAGGCGGCCGCTTTTCAATGGGTGAACCCGAAAGCGTGGTTCATGGCGATTACAGCCATTAACAACTACGCCCCGCAAGAAAATGGGGTCTGGGTTGGTGCCCTGACTGTCGCCGCAATCTTTGCCGCAACGAACCTACCATCGGTATCAGTCTGGGCGTGGCTGGGCGTGCAAGTCAGGCGCTTGTTGCGTACGCCGCGCCGGTTGCGCAGCTTCAACATCACGATGGCCGTACTATTACTACTGTCGCTCTACCCTGTTTTGACCCACTAG